In Marinomonas posidonica IVIA-Po-181, a single window of DNA contains:
- a CDS encoding carboxyl transferase domain-containing protein has translation MAILNTKVNTRSTEFTENQAAMQTQVDDLKCKIAEVSQGGGDKYRQRHVSQGKLLARDRINALLDKGSPFLELSQLAAYQVYDSPVPCAGVVAGIGMVSGQECMIVANDATVKGGSYFPLTVKKHIRAQTIAEENNLPCIYMVDSGGANLPNQDNVFPDREHFGRIFFNQANMSAQGIPQIAAVMGSCTAGGAYVPAMADESIIVKQQGTIFLAGPPLVKAATGEVVSAEELGGADTHCRTSGVADHYAQNDQHAISLIRQSVSRLNRVKPSQLDTQASREPLYDSQEIYGIVPKDKRQPFDVREIIARIVDASEFDEFKALYGTTLVCGFARLYGYPIGIVANNGIMFGESAEKGAHFIELCTQRKIPLIFLQNVTGFMVGKQYEAGGIAKHGAKMVNAVACAKVPKLTVLIGSSYGAGNYGMCGRSYDPRFLFMWPNARISVMGGEQAAGVLAQVKQAQYEREGKPWTDTEEADFKQPILDMYEHQGHPYYASARLWDDGVIDPADTRKVLGLSLSAALNKPIEETRFGVFRM, from the coding sequence ATGGCAATTTTAAATACCAAAGTGAATACGCGTAGTACCGAATTCACAGAAAATCAGGCCGCTATGCAAACTCAAGTGGATGACCTTAAATGTAAAATAGCGGAGGTCAGTCAAGGCGGGGGGGATAAGTATCGCCAACGCCATGTTTCACAAGGCAAGTTGTTAGCCAGAGATCGAATTAACGCGTTGCTGGATAAAGGATCGCCTTTTTTAGAGTTGTCTCAGTTAGCCGCCTATCAAGTGTATGATAGCCCCGTACCGTGTGCCGGGGTGGTAGCTGGCATTGGTATGGTTTCAGGCCAAGAATGCATGATTGTCGCTAATGACGCCACCGTAAAAGGCGGCAGCTACTTCCCGTTGACCGTTAAGAAGCACATACGCGCACAAACCATTGCCGAAGAAAACAATCTACCCTGCATTTACATGGTGGATTCCGGCGGTGCAAATTTACCCAATCAAGACAACGTCTTCCCCGACCGAGAACACTTTGGTCGTATTTTTTTCAATCAAGCCAATATGTCCGCACAGGGGATCCCGCAAATTGCCGCTGTGATGGGGTCTTGTACTGCTGGTGGAGCCTATGTACCAGCAATGGCGGATGAATCCATTATCGTCAAACAACAAGGCACTATTTTTTTGGCGGGCCCCCCCTTGGTCAAAGCCGCGACGGGGGAAGTGGTCAGTGCTGAAGAACTCGGAGGCGCGGATACCCACTGTCGCACGTCCGGTGTCGCCGATCATTATGCTCAAAATGACCAGCACGCGATTTCACTGATCCGTCAATCCGTGTCTCGACTTAATCGAGTTAAGCCTAGCCAACTTGATACACAAGCCTCCCGTGAACCTTTGTATGACAGCCAAGAGATTTACGGCATCGTACCGAAAGATAAACGACAGCCATTTGATGTTCGCGAGATCATTGCTCGTATCGTCGATGCTTCGGAATTTGATGAGTTCAAAGCACTTTATGGCACCACCCTAGTCTGTGGTTTTGCTCGGCTTTATGGTTACCCCATCGGCATAGTGGCCAACAATGGCATTATGTTTGGCGAGTCCGCTGAAAAAGGTGCACACTTTATCGAGCTCTGTACTCAGCGAAAAATCCCGCTCATTTTCTTACAAAATGTCACCGGTTTCATGGTGGGTAAACAATATGAAGCGGGTGGTATCGCCAAACATGGCGCAAAAATGGTCAATGCCGTGGCGTGCGCAAAAGTGCCCAAACTGACGGTGTTAATCGGCAGCTCATACGGTGCAGGTAATTATGGTATGTGTGGCCGCAGTTACGATCCACGTTTCCTGTTTATGTGGCCAAATGCGCGCATCTCAGTCATGGGCGGTGAACAAGCCGCTGGCGTACTGGCGCAAGTTAAACAAGCGCAATATGAACGTGAGGGCAAGCCTTGGACAGACACCGAAGAAGCGGACTTTAAACAACCTATCTTAGACATGTATGAGCATCAAGGGCACCCATATTATGCCTCAGCAAGACTTTGGGATGATGGCGTTATTGACCCGGCAGACACCCGAAAAGTACTCGGTTTAAGCCTTTCTGCTGCATTGAATAAGCCTATTGAAGAAACACGATTTGGTGTCTTCAGAATGTAA
- a CDS encoding enoyl-CoA hydratase/isomerase family protein translates to MSDSIVLYSLNKSGVATVCLNRAEKHNAFDDKVIADLEMAFQRAADDPKVKLVILAAEGKSFSAGADLNWMKRMAQYDYQDNLRDAQGLASMLKTLNFLEKPTIARVQGAAFGGAVGLVSCCDFAIASEQASFSLSEVKLGLIPATISPYVIAAIGQRAARRYFLTGERFSAKEAEQLGLVTKIASHDELDSTLDQLVNQLLNNSPQALKQAKQLVFDVADKNIDDALIQDTSERIAAIRVSDEGQEGLSAFFDQRPAAWIGE, encoded by the coding sequence ATGTCTGACTCAATTGTCCTTTATAGCCTGAATAAGTCGGGGGTCGCAACGGTGTGTTTAAACCGAGCGGAAAAGCATAACGCCTTTGATGACAAGGTCATTGCCGATTTGGAAATGGCGTTCCAACGTGCTGCTGACGACCCTAAGGTGAAGTTGGTGATATTGGCCGCAGAAGGAAAAAGCTTTTCCGCTGGCGCTGACCTGAATTGGATGAAGCGCATGGCGCAATATGATTATCAAGACAACCTTCGTGATGCTCAAGGCTTAGCAAGTATGTTGAAAACGCTCAACTTTCTTGAAAAGCCCACCATTGCCCGTGTTCAAGGCGCGGCCTTTGGTGGCGCGGTGGGTTTGGTATCCTGCTGTGATTTTGCGATTGCCAGTGAACAGGCTTCTTTTAGCCTCAGTGAAGTAAAACTCGGCTTAATTCCCGCCACCATCAGCCCTTATGTCATTGCCGCCATCGGTCAACGAGCCGCTCGCCGTTACTTTCTGACTGGCGAGCGCTTTTCGGCCAAAGAAGCTGAACAGTTAGGACTGGTAACAAAAATAGCCAGTCACGATGAACTGGATTCAACCCTAGATCAGTTAGTTAATCAGCTACTTAACAACAGCCCTCAAGCACTCAAACAGGCCAAGCAATTGGTTTTTGATGTGGCCGACAAAAACATTGATGACGCTTTAATACAAGACACTTCTGAGCGCATTGCTGCCATACGTGTGTCGGATGAAGGTCAAGAAGGATTAAGCGCCTTTTTCGACCAGCGCCCTGCCGCGTGGATAGGAGAATAA
- a CDS encoding acetyl-CoA carboxylase biotin carboxylase subunit, which yields MFDKILIANRGEIACRVIKTARKMGIRTVAVYSDADRHALHVEMADEAVHIGHAPSRESYLVIEKVIAAAKQTGAQAIHPGYGFLSENADFCRACQDNNLVFIGPPVGAIEAMGSKSAAKDIMGKADVPLVPGYHGADQDPELLRASSEQMGYPVLLKAAAGGGGKGMRQVWQAEDFDEALAAAKREAMNGFGDDTMLVEKYLTEPRHVEIQVFCDQHHNAVYLFERDCSLQRRHQKVIEEAPAPGMSDSLRQQMGEAAVRAAQAIDYQGAGTVEFLLDHDGRFYFMEMNTRLQVEHPVTEMITGQDLVEWQLRVAAGQTLPCRQEQLTIHGHAFEARVYAEDPDKDFLPVTGQLHLLRPPASNDNVRVDTGVRQGDEVSVYYDPMIAKLIVWDEDRETALQRLRQSLRDYQIAGMKTNLPFLYKLASVDAFAHADLDTRFIERHEQEIFKPDEHDQTKHLLLATLFMLLKESPYHSSDAHSSVDNLSPWLETHDWRMNLVHCQHITLLIDDEPHHLKVQATTRDTLDGYRIEYDGQDYFVAGERFEHELIAHIEGHRQTATVSLQDNKGMLFTQQGRLEFTLPEVDLGMEDASQSQGALAAPMNGTVVELTVKAGEKVSKDSLLLVMEAMKMEHSIRAPADGYVEEFYFIAGDLVDGGAQLMSFNTEAETAL from the coding sequence ATGTTTGACAAAATACTCATTGCTAATCGAGGCGAAATCGCCTGCCGAGTGATTAAAACCGCTCGAAAAATGGGCATTCGTACTGTTGCTGTGTATTCTGATGCTGACCGTCACGCCCTCCATGTTGAGATGGCGGATGAAGCCGTACACATAGGTCATGCCCCTTCTCGCGAATCGTACCTCGTCATAGAAAAAGTCATTGCAGCGGCAAAACAAACCGGGGCTCAAGCCATTCATCCGGGTTATGGTTTCTTAAGTGAAAATGCCGATTTTTGTCGAGCTTGCCAAGACAACAACCTAGTCTTTATCGGCCCGCCTGTTGGTGCGATCGAAGCCATGGGGTCAAAATCGGCTGCCAAAGACATCATGGGAAAAGCCGATGTGCCATTAGTACCGGGTTATCATGGCGCGGATCAAGACCCAGAGTTACTTAGAGCAAGTTCGGAACAAATGGGCTACCCCGTACTGCTAAAAGCCGCCGCCGGAGGTGGTGGTAAAGGCATGCGCCAAGTTTGGCAAGCCGAGGATTTTGATGAAGCTTTAGCGGCCGCTAAACGCGAGGCGATGAATGGTTTTGGTGACGACACCATGTTAGTGGAGAAATACTTGACCGAGCCTCGTCATGTGGAAATTCAAGTTTTTTGTGATCAACACCACAATGCCGTTTATTTATTTGAGCGCGATTGCTCATTACAGCGCCGTCACCAGAAAGTTATTGAAGAAGCTCCTGCTCCCGGCATGTCAGACTCTTTACGCCAACAAATGGGTGAAGCCGCAGTCAGAGCAGCCCAAGCGATTGATTATCAAGGCGCTGGTACAGTGGAATTCTTGCTTGATCATGATGGCCGCTTTTACTTTATGGAAATGAATACTCGCTTACAAGTGGAGCACCCTGTTACCGAAATGATTACGGGGCAAGATTTAGTAGAATGGCAACTGCGTGTCGCCGCGGGACAAACATTACCCTGCCGACAAGAGCAATTAACGATTCATGGGCATGCATTTGAAGCTCGGGTATACGCTGAAGACCCCGATAAGGATTTCTTACCCGTTACCGGTCAACTGCATTTGCTACGCCCCCCAGCCAGTAACGATAATGTTCGAGTGGATACCGGCGTTCGACAAGGCGATGAGGTCAGCGTTTACTACGACCCCATGATTGCCAAACTCATCGTTTGGGATGAAGACAGAGAAACGGCGTTACAACGCTTACGCCAGTCCCTACGTGACTACCAAATTGCAGGCATGAAAACCAACCTACCTTTTCTCTACAAGTTGGCCAGTGTCGATGCGTTTGCCCATGCTGATCTGGACACGCGATTCATCGAGCGCCATGAGCAGGAGATCTTCAAGCCCGATGAACATGACCAGACAAAGCATTTACTACTCGCCACATTATTCATGCTCCTGAAAGAAAGTCCGTACCATTCTAGCGACGCTCATTCATCTGTCGATAACCTTTCACCTTGGTTGGAAACACATGACTGGCGCATGAATTTAGTTCATTGCCAACACATCACGCTATTGATCGATGACGAGCCTCATCATCTCAAAGTCCAAGCCACCACGCGAGATACACTTGATGGCTACAGGATTGAATATGACGGACAAGACTATTTTGTCGCTGGGGAACGGTTTGAACACGAGCTTATCGCTCACATTGAAGGACACCGACAAACAGCAACCGTGTCGCTCCAGGATAACAAAGGGATGCTATTTACTCAGCAAGGAAGGCTTGAATTCACCTTGCCGGAAGTCGATTTAGGCATGGAGGATGCCAGCCAGTCACAAGGCGCGCTAGCGGCACCCATGAACGGCACAGTGGTTGAACTGACCGTCAAAGCCGGTGAGAAGGTTAGCAAAGACAGCCTATTACTCGTCATGGAAGCAATGAAAATGGAGCACAGTATTCGTGCGCCAGCCGACGGTTACGTAGAAGAATTCTATTTCATCGCTGGTGATTTGGTCGACGGTGGTGCGCAACTTATGTCCTTTAATACGGAGGCAGAGACCGCCCTATGA
- a CDS encoding hydroxymethylglutaryl-CoA lyase, translated as MSLPKRVKIVEVGPRDGLQNESQIISTETKIALVKKLAESGLGYIETGSFVNPKWIPQMADSEQVFSGIERLPDITYAALTPNLKGFQRAMDVKASEVAIFAAASEAFSQKNINCSIAESLQRFEPLIAAANEQKVAVRGYVSCVLGCPYEGDIAPSKVADVTEQLLAMGCYEVSLGDTIGVGTPAAVERLLDEVLINTPTDKLAMHMHDTYGQALANIYAALLRGISVVDASVAGLGGCPYAKGASGNVATEDVVYLLNGLGIEHKVNLGKLIEAGQFISSALGRNNASKVAHALSQQ; from the coding sequence ATGAGCTTACCTAAAAGGGTCAAAATCGTTGAAGTCGGCCCAAGAGATGGTTTGCAAAATGAGTCGCAGATCATCTCAACTGAAACCAAGATTGCACTGGTTAAAAAGCTCGCTGAAAGTGGTTTAGGCTATATTGAAACAGGCAGCTTTGTTAACCCTAAGTGGATTCCCCAGATGGCCGACAGCGAACAGGTATTTAGCGGCATAGAACGGCTGCCCGATATTACCTATGCGGCCTTAACGCCCAATCTAAAAGGCTTCCAACGGGCAATGGACGTAAAGGCTTCTGAGGTAGCTATTTTTGCCGCTGCTTCAGAAGCTTTTTCTCAAAAAAACATTAATTGCTCGATAGCCGAAAGTTTACAGCGGTTTGAACCACTGATCGCCGCCGCCAACGAGCAAAAAGTAGCGGTGCGCGGTTATGTATCCTGTGTTTTAGGCTGCCCCTATGAAGGCGATATTGCCCCCAGTAAGGTCGCAGACGTGACAGAACAATTACTCGCCATGGGCTGCTATGAAGTCTCCCTTGGCGACACGATAGGCGTGGGCACCCCAGCTGCCGTTGAACGCTTGTTAGATGAGGTTTTAATCAATACCCCAACAGACAAACTGGCGATGCATATGCACGATACTTATGGGCAAGCGTTGGCCAATATCTATGCCGCCCTATTGCGTGGTATCTCCGTGGTCGATGCGTCCGTGGCTGGATTAGGCGGCTGTCCCTACGCCAAAGGCGCGTCTGGGAACGTGGCGACAGAAGACGTGGTCTATCTACTCAATGGTTTAGGTATTGAGCATAAGGTGAATCTAGGAAAACTGATCGAAGCGGGTCAATTTATCAGCTCTGCTCTTGGGCGGAACAATGCGTCTAAAGTAGCTCACGCCCTTTCTCAGCAATAA
- a CDS encoding LysR family transcriptional regulator, translated as MRFKKLDLNLLVALDTLLTEQSITKGAEKLNMSPSALSNSLSRLREYFNDDLLAQVGRKMLITPFGENLKVHVRNALNNIESTILIQPTFEPQNTDRIFSIFCSDYTQTVFIPYLLEVVGQHKCTARFEFLAQIDNPHEQLERGEADLLIIPSDFVSKEHPNDVLYEEEFACVVWQHSELAKGELTKQKYAEAGHVVMRPGGMKKGFFELSFANQHNIERRIAATTFSFASLPALVIGTDNIATIHARLAHKMAQAWPLKIHPLPFDIPVLKQCAQWHQYRHKDEGLIWLRNAFQEAAQNMGS; from the coding sequence ATGCGTTTTAAAAAGCTTGATTTGAATTTGCTGGTGGCATTAGACACCTTGCTGACGGAGCAAAGCATTACCAAAGGGGCAGAGAAACTGAATATGAGTCCCTCGGCACTGAGCAATTCTTTATCTAGGTTGAGAGAGTATTTTAATGATGACTTGCTGGCACAAGTGGGTCGAAAAATGCTGATTACACCGTTTGGTGAGAACTTAAAAGTGCATGTACGCAATGCCTTGAATAACATAGAAAGCACGATTCTTATTCAGCCTACGTTTGAGCCACAGAACACAGATAGAATTTTTAGCATCTTTTGTTCCGACTATACGCAAACTGTTTTTATTCCCTACTTACTTGAGGTGGTTGGGCAGCACAAATGCACAGCACGTTTTGAGTTTTTAGCGCAAATCGATAACCCTCATGAGCAATTAGAGCGCGGTGAAGCAGACTTATTAATCATTCCTTCCGATTTTGTTTCGAAGGAGCATCCCAACGATGTTTTGTATGAAGAAGAGTTTGCCTGTGTAGTATGGCAGCATAGTGAGCTGGCAAAAGGCGAGTTGACTAAGCAAAAATATGCTGAGGCAGGTCATGTGGTGATGCGCCCAGGTGGTATGAAAAAAGGCTTTTTTGAACTGTCTTTTGCGAACCAACACAATATAGAGCGTCGTATTGCGGCGACTACCTTCAGTTTTGCCTCCTTGCCCGCTTTAGTCATTGGCACTGACAATATTGCGACGATTCACGCGAGGTTAGCGCATAAGATGGCCCAAGCATGGCCGCTAAAAATTCACCCTCTGCCATTTGATATTCCAGTCTTAAAACAATGTGCCCAATGGCACCAGTATCGTCACAAAGACGAAGGGCTTATTTGGCTACGAAATGCCTTTCAAGAGGCGGCACAAAACATGGGATCCTAA
- a CDS encoding DUF1302 domain-containing protein — translation MSRFNSASFRLTSVAVAIISSTSTAYGFNIDTGSSDFRLSLDNTVKYSTALRLEDASPGLTNSANQNDGNNNFDKGLVSNRLDLFSELDGSYKNMGFRVSGAAWYDDVYNGSTDNTSSTANNTPASEFSDNTKKIMGDDAEILDAFVYGYFPVMNGMEGTVRLGRHSLLWGESLFFGSNGIAGGQAPNDVVKLLSVPNSTFKETVRPTGKLSVDIPISDEATIGAYIGYEWEASRIPPVGSYLSSGDAIGSDVLLAGTSTIEKTDDEEASDSGQYGLQLRWTDNDLDADFGLYAIRYNAYSASNQYMVAPSGFPEQFKFAYAEGIEAYGASMAKSVGVWGLAMEVSYRRNAPLQSKGQTITATGVQYDNNDNPGYAVGETAHAQFSWMASLGPSFISKEASFMGEIAWNTRVKTTENESMLNPNADRSAVGLRMVYSPTYRQAFDGLDLSPSVGFGHTWGKSSAVGAFGVDGGGDVNVGIKAVYLDRWNMSLSYTKFLGEEGNFLDDNNYAQYKQTLKDRDFLAASINTTF, via the coding sequence ATGAGTAGATTTAACTCCGCGTCATTTCGGCTTACGTCTGTGGCTGTCGCCATTATTTCCAGTACGTCAACCGCCTATGGCTTCAATATCGATACCGGCAGCTCTGATTTTAGGCTCAGCCTAGACAATACGGTTAAATACAGTACGGCGCTTCGCTTAGAAGACGCATCTCCTGGCCTGACAAACAGCGCCAACCAAAACGACGGTAACAATAACTTTGATAAGGGTCTGGTTTCCAACCGGCTTGATTTGTTCAGTGAACTGGATGGTTCCTATAAAAACATGGGCTTTCGAGTGAGTGGTGCCGCTTGGTACGACGACGTCTATAACGGTTCTACCGACAACACCAGCAGTACCGCTAATAACACACCTGCCAGCGAATTTTCTGATAACACCAAAAAAATCATGGGTGATGATGCTGAAATACTGGATGCCTTTGTCTATGGTTATTTTCCCGTTATGAATGGGATGGAAGGAACCGTTCGTTTAGGTCGTCACTCACTCTTATGGGGTGAGAGTTTATTCTTCGGATCTAATGGTATCGCAGGCGGACAAGCGCCTAATGACGTGGTGAAACTGCTATCTGTTCCCAACTCCACATTCAAAGAAACCGTTCGACCAACGGGTAAACTGTCGGTCGACATACCAATCAGTGATGAAGCAACCATTGGCGCCTATATCGGCTATGAATGGGAAGCGTCACGGATTCCACCTGTCGGTTCCTACTTGTCCAGTGGCGACGCCATTGGCTCAGATGTCTTATTGGCTGGTACAAGCACCATTGAAAAAACCGATGATGAAGAAGCCAGTGACTCCGGGCAATATGGTCTGCAATTGCGTTGGACTGATAATGATCTGGATGCAGATTTTGGTTTGTATGCCATTCGCTACAATGCTTATAGCGCCAGTAACCAGTATATGGTTGCACCTAGTGGTTTTCCTGAGCAATTCAAATTTGCCTACGCCGAAGGCATCGAAGCTTACGGTGCCAGTATGGCGAAAAGTGTTGGCGTTTGGGGTCTGGCAATGGAAGTATCTTATCGCCGTAATGCCCCTCTACAAAGTAAGGGCCAAACAATCACAGCAACGGGCGTGCAATACGACAACAATGATAATCCAGGTTATGCGGTCGGTGAAACAGCCCATGCTCAGTTCTCTTGGATGGCAAGTCTAGGACCAAGTTTTATCTCTAAAGAAGCCAGTTTTATGGGCGAAATTGCTTGGAATACTCGAGTCAAAACCACCGAAAACGAAAGTATGCTAAACCCCAATGCTGACCGCTCTGCGGTCGGTTTGAGAATGGTGTATAGCCCAACTTACCGTCAAGCTTTTGATGGCCTTGATCTGTCTCCATCCGTTGGCTTTGGCCACACTTGGGGGAAATCGTCTGCAGTAGGCGCCTTTGGGGTTGATGGGGGCGGTGATGTCAATGTCGGCATTAAAGCTGTCTATCTAGATCGGTGGAATATGTCCTTAAGCTACACCAAATTCTTAGGTGAAGAAGGCAACTTCCTCGATGACAACAATTATGCGCAATATAAGCAAACGTTGAAAGATCGAGACTTCCTTGCAGCTTCTATTAACACCACCTTTTAA
- a CDS encoding DUF1329 domain-containing protein → MYKNKKHRLNVLFTSVLLSGFASLSLAAVSPEEAARLGQDLTPLGGEKAGNSAGTIPAWTGGFNKPIPGEILGGKRLDPFKDEKPLYSVTAQNMAQYSEHLTDGVKAMLTKYPDTYRLDVYPTHRTATAPQWVYDFTMQNALKAKLEGHKLIDAYGGTPFPIAKNGLEAINNHRLSWRGVSWEAAFNQYQITSSGKVVLTTDGFIKRQVPYYFEDGSSEDFNGYFEQILLENYGPPIRAGALIGGQTNLNSSKTKSYVYLAGQRRVRKLANPCCDTPTPATAGLMSFDEISVFSGRTETFDWKLLGKKEIFLPYNQNHFLQYPDKDIITGNHLNPDAVRWELHRVWVVEATVAKGKRHQAARSRYYLDEDTWQAMLGDRWDSKGQLWKTLWGFNYIMPEFPGTIPQTFGFYNLLSGEGYAANVMNDKAFHYRPRKRFPTSTFTGQGIARQGMR, encoded by the coding sequence ATGTATAAAAACAAAAAACACCGTTTGAACGTTCTTTTCACCTCAGTACTGTTGAGCGGATTTGCTTCACTAAGCTTAGCCGCGGTCAGCCCAGAAGAAGCGGCTCGTTTAGGTCAGGATTTAACCCCTCTCGGCGGTGAAAAAGCAGGCAATAGCGCAGGCACGATTCCCGCTTGGACAGGAGGATTTAACAAACCTATCCCTGGGGAGATTCTAGGAGGAAAGCGCTTAGATCCATTTAAAGATGAAAAGCCGCTGTATTCCGTCACCGCACAAAATATGGCGCAATACAGTGAACATCTAACAGATGGCGTCAAGGCGATGCTTACTAAGTACCCGGATACCTATCGTTTAGATGTCTATCCTACGCACAGAACGGCGACAGCACCACAGTGGGTCTATGACTTTACGATGCAAAATGCACTCAAAGCAAAGTTAGAGGGGCATAAACTGATTGACGCTTATGGTGGCACCCCATTCCCTATCGCTAAAAATGGTCTAGAAGCCATTAATAATCACAGATTATCTTGGCGTGGCGTAAGCTGGGAAGCCGCATTCAACCAATATCAAATTACGTCAAGTGGCAAGGTGGTACTGACTACCGATGGCTTTATAAAACGTCAAGTTCCCTATTATTTTGAAGATGGCTCAAGTGAAGACTTCAATGGCTACTTTGAGCAGATTCTGCTGGAGAATTATGGTCCGCCAATTCGAGCTGGAGCACTGATTGGTGGACAAACCAATCTCAATTCCTCGAAAACCAAGTCGTACGTTTACTTAGCTGGCCAACGCCGAGTAAGAAAACTCGCCAATCCTTGCTGTGATACACCAACGCCTGCTACCGCTGGCTTGATGTCCTTTGATGAAATAAGTGTGTTTTCTGGACGTACCGAAACCTTTGATTGGAAGTTATTAGGTAAAAAAGAAATTTTCCTGCCTTATAACCAGAATCATTTTTTGCAATACCCAGACAAAGACATCATTACTGGAAATCACTTAAATCCAGATGCGGTTCGCTGGGAGCTACACCGAGTCTGGGTGGTTGAAGCAACTGTGGCGAAAGGCAAACGTCATCAAGCCGCACGTAGCCGATATTATCTTGATGAAGATACTTGGCAAGCCATGTTGGGCGATCGCTGGGATTCAAAAGGACAATTATGGAAAACACTTTGGGGTTTCAATTACATCATGCCGGAATTCCCAGGCACCATCCCTCAGACATTCGGCTTTTATAACCTACTGTCAGGGGAAGGTTACGCGGCTAACGTGATGAACGATAAAGCATTTCATTATCGTCCAAGAAAGCGTTTTCCTACCAGTACCTTTACCGGTCAAGGTATCGCGCGACAAGGTATGAGGTAA
- a CDS encoding alpha/beta hydrolase family protein: MFRYFPSNYPWDLSINLALEMGARIGEIEEMCAPLKEAAKAKDEAGSIAFRESWERMADKLCDLAQEDEDKGRLLSAGDKYARAATYYGTAERLQGLGSESRLTLYKHFLKVFAKGTTLAKENCERVEIPYEGKHISALFVRAEGVEGKAPILVQVNGLDSIKEMIYRVGVPQLLAKRGISSLIVDQPGTGEAIRLQGFTARYDSEHWASRIVDWLETRDEIDAKRIGLQGVSLGGYYCPRAVAFEPRFACGLVWGANHDWRDVQKRRLEKEGDFPVPHYWDHVRWVWGAKDMDEFMQIAENVHLDGVLDQIKVPFLVTHGEKDSQIPLKWAYRTYEQLVNSPKRELKIFTDREGGVQHSSFDNSANAGAYLVDWVAETLGGHTA, from the coding sequence ATGTTTCGTTATTTTCCGAGCAATTATCCATGGGACCTTTCGATCAATCTGGCACTAGAAATGGGGGCTCGTATAGGGGAAATTGAAGAGATGTGCGCACCGCTAAAAGAAGCGGCTAAAGCTAAAGACGAAGCAGGTTCAATAGCCTTTAGAGAAAGCTGGGAACGCATGGCGGATAAGCTGTGTGATTTGGCACAAGAAGACGAAGACAAGGGTCGATTGTTATCGGCTGGTGACAAATATGCTCGAGCAGCAACCTATTATGGCACAGCTGAACGCTTGCAAGGCCTTGGAAGCGAAAGTCGACTAACCCTATACAAACACTTTTTAAAAGTCTTCGCTAAAGGAACGACCTTAGCGAAAGAAAACTGTGAACGCGTTGAGATTCCTTACGAGGGTAAACACATATCCGCCTTATTTGTTCGCGCCGAAGGCGTCGAAGGCAAAGCGCCCATTCTCGTTCAAGTCAATGGCCTAGATTCTATTAAAGAGATGATCTATCGCGTAGGCGTGCCTCAATTATTAGCAAAACGTGGCATTTCCTCTCTCATTGTTGACCAACCAGGTACAGGCGAAGCCATACGCCTACAAGGGTTTACTGCCCGCTATGACAGTGAACATTGGGCCAGTCGAATTGTCGATTGGTTAGAAACACGTGACGAAATTGATGCCAAAAGAATTGGCTTACAAGGGGTTTCCCTCGGCGGTTATTACTGCCCAAGAGCCGTTGCTTTTGAACCTAGATTTGCCTGTGGCCTTGTATGGGGTGCTAACCATGATTGGCGTGATGTACAAAAACGTCGCTTAGAAAAAGAAGGTGACTTTCCCGTTCCGCACTATTGGGATCATGTACGTTGGGTGTGGGGCGCAAAAGACATGGACGAATTTATGCAAATCGCTGAAAACGTCCACCTTGATGGTGTACTCGATCAAATCAAGGTGCCATTCCTCGTCACCCATGGTGAAAAAGATTCTCAGATCCCTCTTAAATGGGCGTACCGAACCTATGAGCAACTCGTCAATAGCCCTAAACGAGAACTTAAAATTTTCACTGATCGAGAAGGTGGTGTACAGCACTCTAGCTTTGATAACTCCGCCAATGCAGGTGCCTACTTAGTCGACTGGGTGGCAGAAACGCTCGGTGGTCATACAGCCTAA